A region of Cardinium endosymbiont of Sogatella furcifera DNA encodes the following proteins:
- a CDS encoding recombinase family protein: MKTIAYIRVSTNKQDVNNQKLELYEYARKKELTIDDIIETQISSQKDRLKRRIDELLSKLSDGDTIIITEISRLGRSTSEVLHLINEMIKSKIRIMAIKQRLDLNKDNLSSKIIVTIFSLLAELERDLVSLRTKEALYAKKIQGIKLGKPRGPFKKVSLIRILNESTN; this comes from the coding sequence ATGAAAACCATAGCTTATATTCGTGTTTCGACCAATAAACAAGATGTAAACAACCAGAAACTAGAGCTTTATGAATATGCTAGAAAAAAAGAGCTAACCATTGATGATATCATAGAAACCCAAATCTCTTCTCAAAAGGATCGGCTCAAAAGAAGAATCGATGAGTTGCTCAGTAAACTCTCAGATGGCGATACCATCATTATTACTGAAATCAGTCGGTTAGGCAGAAGCACTTCGGAAGTACTTCATCTCATCAATGAAATGATTAAAAGCAAGATCAGAATCATGGCCATTAAGCAAAGACTCGATTTGAACAAAGACAATCTTAGCTCTAAAATTATTGTGACTATATTTTCCTTACTGGCAGAGTTGGAACGTGATTTAGTAAGTTTAAGAACCAAAGAAGCCTTATATGCTAAGAAAATACAAGGGATAAAGTTAGGTAAGCCAAGGGGGCCATTCAAAAAAGTAAGTTTGATCAGGATATTGAACGAATCAACGAATTGA
- a CDS encoding AAA family ATPase, translating into MMKKIPIGVSNFHKLISNDYLFCDKTEMIADLLRKGEEVTLIARPRRWGKTLNMSMLQHFFASEVSGVNTAGLFDDLAIGKLDGGKYLEQHQGKYPVIMVSFKDVNADDFQGAYNSVYGLIVKMYSSYAYLLKSDKINAITLRQLHTILDKQANQQELEASLELLSKCLYQHHGQKVYILIDEYDTPLNKAYGNKKYLDAMVAFMRNLFSAALKDNDALARGVLTGILRVSKDSMLSGLNNLETYTLLDEEYSAHFGFSEDEVASLFEEHGLGTAMEEVKSWYNGYRVGHLVMYNPWSIISCINKSGRFDVYWVNTGNNNLIEKKVLTAHSDIKEQFEQLMRGESVTISINKHLAFDILDKDDTSFWSLLLFAGYLTFETSSLSAYTTVYDCKVSIPNYEIWRLYSTFFQAWFVNQFERKPQYDSFLKHLVVGEVPAFVEQLSYFLRGSVSYFDTKKSNTSEGFYHGLVLGMLASLGITHYIRSNRESGLGRYDLLLIPKKEGSKALLLEFKQVRKEKELESAAKLSLDQIQTQSYHTEILQYPHVKEVVECGIAFSGKSVLAAYATYDLVGKQSGEVVLTGRYGKE; encoded by the coding sequence ATGATGAAAAAAATACCGATTGGGGTTAGTAACTTCCATAAGTTGATATCTAATGATTACCTTTTTTGTGATAAGACAGAAATGATTGCTGATTTACTGCGTAAAGGCGAAGAAGTTACTTTAATTGCTCGCCCTCGTCGCTGGGGAAAGACACTGAATATGTCTATGTTGCAGCATTTTTTTGCCTCAGAGGTTAGTGGGGTAAATACAGCTGGTTTATTTGATGATTTAGCGATCGGTAAGCTAGATGGTGGTAAATACCTTGAGCAACATCAAGGTAAGTACCCTGTCATTATGGTAAGCTTTAAGGATGTGAACGCAGATGATTTTCAAGGGGCCTATAATTCGGTGTATGGATTGATCGTAAAGATGTATAGTTCATATGCCTACTTATTGAAAAGCGATAAAATTAATGCAATAACGTTAAGGCAATTGCATACCATTCTAGATAAACAAGCCAATCAGCAAGAGTTGGAAGCCTCTTTAGAGTTGCTTAGTAAATGTCTCTACCAACACCATGGTCAAAAAGTCTATATTCTCATAGATGAATACGATACCCCACTCAACAAAGCTTATGGTAATAAGAAATATTTGGATGCGATGGTAGCATTTATGCGTAACCTATTTAGTGCTGCTTTAAAAGATAATGATGCATTAGCAAGAGGTGTTTTAACGGGTATTTTGCGTGTTTCTAAGGATAGTATGCTGTCTGGGCTGAATAATCTAGAGACCTATACCTTGTTAGATGAAGAATATAGTGCCCACTTTGGCTTTAGTGAAGATGAAGTTGCATCTTTATTTGAAGAACATGGTCTTGGCACTGCTATGGAAGAAGTGAAAAGTTGGTACAATGGTTATAGGGTAGGGCATTTAGTCATGTATAACCCTTGGTCTATTATTTCCTGTATCAATAAATCAGGTCGTTTTGATGTCTATTGGGTGAATACGGGTAATAATAACTTAATCGAAAAAAAGGTACTTACTGCTCATTCTGATATCAAAGAACAATTCGAACAGTTGATGCGCGGGGAATCCGTAACTATATCTATCAACAAACACCTTGCTTTTGATATCCTAGATAAAGATGATACATCTTTTTGGAGTCTTTTGTTATTTGCTGGCTATTTGACCTTTGAAACAAGTAGTTTAAGTGCCTATACTACAGTATATGATTGTAAAGTAAGCATACCCAATTATGAAATATGGAGACTCTATAGTACATTTTTTCAAGCATGGTTCGTCAATCAATTTGAGCGAAAGCCACAATATGATTCTTTTTTGAAACATTTGGTAGTTGGTGAAGTTCCTGCTTTTGTAGAACAGCTTAGCTATTTTTTACGTGGAAGTGTGAGCTATTTTGATACAAAAAAAAGTAACACATCAGAAGGCTTTTACCATGGTCTTGTGTTAGGGATGTTAGCAAGTTTGGGCATCACCCATTATATACGCTCCAACAGAGAAAGCGGCTTAGGGCGTTATGATCTTTTATTAATCCCTAAAAAAGAAGGTTCAAAAGCGCTTCTATTGGAATTTAAACAGGTTCGTAAAGAAAAAGAACTGGAAAGTGCAGCTAAACTTTCCTTAGATCAAATACAAACACAATCCTATCATACTGAAATATTACAATATCCGCATGTAAAAGAAGTAGTGGAGTGTGGTATTGCTTTTTCTGG